One region of Flavobacterium sp. KACC 22763 genomic DNA includes:
- a CDS encoding AraC family transcriptional regulator produces the protein MSTTKNFYREIAPLASSDSFLVFDRVKDSFDFPVHYHPEFEINFILNGKGVKRVVGDNIEEIDNVELVLIGPNLYHGWELNKCTNKKIHEITIQFHNDLFHESLLARRIMNPIRDMFNRSIHGILFSKKTAEELTPRLVRLSKLDGMDYFLEITSLLYDLANSRNQRLLSTYTVDYDTFDDYDKMKLVYEYVQKNFAEKITLEDAANVASMSIISFNRFIKKRTGKTFVNYINDIRIGYAARWLVEKDMSVSEVAFKSGFNNIANFNRSFKATKNCTPSQYREEFSGLKRIL, from the coding sequence ATGAGTACTACGAAAAATTTTTATAGAGAAATAGCGCCACTTGCTTCAAGTGACAGTTTTTTGGTTTTTGATCGCGTAAAAGATAGTTTCGATTTTCCAGTCCATTATCATCCAGAATTTGAGATCAATTTTATTCTAAACGGAAAAGGAGTAAAGCGAGTTGTGGGAGATAATATTGAAGAAATTGATAATGTAGAATTGGTTTTGATTGGGCCGAATTTATATCATGGATGGGAACTGAATAAATGCACAAATAAAAAAATACATGAAATAACCATACAGTTTCATAATGATTTATTTCATGAATCTTTGCTTGCAAGACGTATTATGAATCCGATTCGGGATATGTTTAACCGGTCTATTCATGGAATTTTGTTTTCAAAAAAAACCGCAGAGGAGTTAACGCCAAGGCTTGTGAGGCTTTCTAAATTGGATGGTATGGATTATTTTTTAGAAATCACTTCCTTATTATATGATCTGGCTAATTCTAGAAATCAGCGCTTGCTTTCTACATATACGGTAGACTACGATACTTTTGATGATTACGACAAAATGAAATTGGTTTACGAGTATGTGCAGAAAAATTTTGCAGAAAAAATTACTTTAGAAGATGCGGCAAATGTAGCGAGCATGTCTATTATTTCGTTTAATCGATTTATTAAAAAGCGTACTGGGAAAACTTTTGTCAATTATATAAATGATATAAGAATTGGTTACGCCGCACGTTGGCTGGTGGAGAAAGATATGAGTGTTTCTGAAGTAGCTTTCAAATCGGGCTTTAATAATATTGCAAACTTCAATCGCAGTTTTAAAGCAACAAAAAATTGCACGCCAAGTCAATATCGAGAAGAATTTTCAGGCTTGAAGCGTATTTTATAG
- a CDS encoding IPT/TIG domain-containing protein, which translates to MKNIKIKYLLPFITMAFMVLGVFSSCDNDDSSGSSGAPVITSVAKSVEGDLIPVTIGDPKNYYIIQGQGLSGVTKIYFNDFDTYFNPTLVTDTAIFVLIDEKTPYADASNKLKLVTKQGTVLYDFVIAPPTPKFGSYNSINAANGDVVTIYGDYFLDPIVKVGTVQAEIVSSSLTEIKFKMPANSADKYVSVTNISGTTTSEEAVGSALYDDVLQGDAGHWMWSGSDTFDTNFKDDVVQGQAAIKFVFGGWNGADMKFNSRDVSKYKAFRVKVKSVSTNTDASVIFVFGGWAYQIKKPLTNKWTTIEIPFSDIGNPTTFDQLTLQESGNFGGNTILMDDMGFVLK; encoded by the coding sequence ATGAAAAATATAAAAATAAAATACCTTTTGCCTTTCATTACAATGGCATTTATGGTACTGGGCGTGTTTTCATCATGTGACAATGATGATTCTTCAGGAAGTTCTGGAGCGCCAGTCATTACAAGTGTAGCAAAATCTGTTGAAGGCGATTTGATTCCTGTTACAATTGGAGATCCTAAAAACTACTATATTATTCAAGGGCAAGGGCTTTCTGGTGTTACAAAAATTTACTTTAATGATTTTGATACTTATTTTAATCCTACGCTGGTTACCGATACTGCAATTTTTGTTTTAATTGATGAAAAAACACCTTATGCAGATGCAAGCAATAAATTGAAATTGGTTACAAAGCAAGGAACAGTTCTATATGATTTTGTTATAGCGCCTCCAACTCCAAAATTTGGAAGTTATAATTCGATAAATGCAGCAAATGGTGATGTGGTTACCATTTATGGAGATTATTTCCTTGATCCTATAGTTAAGGTTGGAACTGTACAGGCAGAAATAGTTTCTTCGTCATTAACAGAGATTAAATTTAAAATGCCTGCAAATTCGGCAGATAAATATGTAAGTGTTACTAATATTTCAGGAACTACAACATCTGAAGAAGCAGTTGGGTCAGCTTTATATGATGATGTTCTTCAAGGCGATGCTGGACATTGGATGTGGAGCGGAAGCGATACTTTTGATACTAATTTTAAAGATGATGTAGTTCAGGGCCAAGCAGCGATTAAATTTGTTTTTGGCGGATGGAATGGAGCTGATATGAAGTTTAACTCAAGAGATGTTTCTAAATATAAAGCCTTTAGAGTAAAAGTAAAAAGTGTTTCTACTAATACAGATGCTAGTGTGATATTTGTTTTTGGCGGATGGGCTTATCAAATTAAAAAGCCATTAACAAACAAATGGACGACTATCGAAATTCCGTTTTCTGACATCGGAAATCCAACAACATTTGATCAGCTGACTCTTCAAGAATCTGGAAATTTTGGAGGAAATACAATTCTTATGGATGACATGGGATTTGTTTTAAAATAG
- a CDS encoding glycoside hydrolase family 27 protein, translating to MKKIILLFSLCFSIFSFGQGNTHTQTGGKYEGLAMTPPMGWNSWNTFATNIDEKLVKETADIMVSSGLAAAGYNYIVLDDGWMTHERDVNGDLVPDPEKFPSGMKALVDYVHNKGLKFGLYNCAGTKTCAGYPGTRGYEYQDARFYAKLGIDFLKFDWCNTEGITAKEAYTTMSNALKTAGRPIVFSLCEWGDNQPWQWGKPVGNLWRISGDIYPCFDCEFKHPENWSSWGFMKIADMRKDIRKYSGPDHWNDFDMMEVGNEMNDIEDKTHFAMWCMLSSPLFTGNDYRKMSKETLAILTNKELLSVNQDKLGIQGFKYAVLDGVEVWVKPLSDGAWAVSFVNRTETSKKINFDWKKNNIIDADFGYEADFSKTIFKVKDLWKNKEIGNTKKAFTAEIASHDVVTLKLIP from the coding sequence ATGAAAAAAATAATTTTATTATTCTCTCTGTGCTTTTCAATTTTCAGTTTCGGTCAGGGAAATACGCATACACAAACGGGCGGAAAATACGAAGGGTTGGCAATGACTCCGCCGATGGGCTGGAATTCGTGGAATACTTTTGCAACCAATATTGACGAAAAATTAGTAAAAGAAACTGCCGATATTATGGTTTCTTCGGGGTTAGCGGCTGCGGGATATAATTATATTGTCTTAGATGATGGCTGGATGACTCATGAACGTGATGTAAACGGTGATTTAGTGCCTGATCCAGAAAAATTTCCAAGCGGAATGAAAGCCCTTGTTGATTATGTTCATAATAAAGGCCTGAAATTTGGCTTGTATAATTGCGCTGGAACCAAAACCTGTGCAGGTTATCCAGGAACAAGAGGATATGAATATCAAGATGCAAGATTTTATGCAAAACTTGGAATTGATTTCTTAAAATTCGATTGGTGTAATACAGAAGGAATCACGGCAAAAGAAGCTTACACAACAATGAGCAATGCATTGAAAACAGCTGGAAGGCCAATTGTGTTTAGTCTTTGCGAATGGGGAGATAATCAGCCATGGCAATGGGGAAAACCAGTTGGAAATCTTTGGAGAATATCGGGAGATATTTATCCGTGTTTTGACTGCGAATTCAAACACCCAGAAAATTGGTCGTCTTGGGGATTCATGAAAATCGCCGATATGAGAAAAGATATTCGTAAATATTCAGGTCCAGATCATTGGAATGATTTTGATATGATGGAAGTTGGAAACGAAATGAATGATATTGAAGATAAAACTCATTTTGCGATGTGGTGTATGCTTTCGTCGCCTTTATTTACTGGAAATGACTATCGAAAAATGTCAAAAGAGACTTTAGCAATTTTGACGAATAAGGAATTGCTTTCTGTAAATCAAGATAAATTAGGAATTCAAGGTTTTAAATATGCAGTTTTGGATGGAGTAGAAGTGTGGGTAAAACCACTTTCAGATGGAGCTTGGGCAGTTAGCTTTGTAAATAGAACTGAAACTTCAAAAAAAATCAATTTCGATTGGAAGAAAAACAATATCATAGATGCTGATTTTGGTTATGAAGCTGATTTTAGCAAAACAATCTTCAAAGTAAAAGATCTTTGGAAGAACAAAGAAATCGGAAATACAAAAAAGGCTTTTACGGCCGAAATAGCTTCGCATGATGTTGTTACCTTAAAATTAATCCCTTAA
- a CDS encoding SusC/RagA family TonB-linked outer membrane protein has product MKKLMTNFLHWNANHRAVPLILFLLLTSNFITAQVKITGVVSDDKGMTIPGANISVVGSKNTASSDFDGKYSIDAPSNGTLVVSFIGFDSQKIAIAGKTKINISLKPSSEDLKEVVVIGYGTQKKKDVNGAISSVRSKDIENLKQVSIDQMLQGKAAGVSVTNNSGQPGGAASVRVRGTTSITGTNEPLYVIDGVPISGDATGKSTSGQTLAGKDGFSASGGSGNTAMSPLSMINPNDIESMDILKDASATAIYGSRGANGVIIITTKSGKKGGGKVSYENYTSFATVSNKLDVLNLSEYATLKTNLAKQWGFQTRQEFSHPELLGPGTNWQNEVYRTAISNSHQLSFSGAKDGTSYYLSGSYLDNEGTIINSGLKRYTVRLNLDSKIKSWLRVGGNLTGGITNERITVNQSYSGLISNTLLQSPDIPVRNIDGSFAGPPSSEQSVTYYNPVAEALTRDNKLVRKNFLGNVYAEADIFKGLKYRIEIAANTEFSENDDFRPSYAWGSQVNLLADLDVRRQNWYSTNIKNLLTYDRAFGKHKITLLAGQEANDSHWEGLIASAQGFKTNSIHTINLADVDNNTITQYKGSASLSSLFARIIYDFNDKYSITASIRQDVSSKFDPTTDNQKGVFNAISGSWKLSNESFMEGTRKYVDNIKFRVGYGETGNQQIPNNSYSAMLGTQNSGLGSGFLPSNYPNPDLVWESLNQTNLGIDFTLLNNKLSASFDVYDKKSKGFLFQVPLPLYLTGGGGQYGGVSAPYSNLGTMSNKGYDITVGYDLRSSGKFNWDASLVVSHYKNNLDEIANGIVLTQEVNTNGYQPVVVTNTTIGNPIGLFYGYKTDGIFKDQTVLNNAPIQFGQAVGTGAGETALGDVKYVDVNGDGKIDANDKTFIGNPHPKFTYGFTNNFKYKNVDLSIFLQGSYGNDVMNLTRRAGTTNASLYDNQLVEAMDYYSPTNTSSNNPRPIADSSNNNLLISDRYVEDGSYLRIQNITLGYSLPQDVISKYKISRLRLYGSAQNLYTFTNYSGYDPEIGSFNQNVLLSGIDNGRYPVARTFLIGLNLEF; this is encoded by the coding sequence ATGAAAAAACTAATGACTAACTTTCTTCATTGGAATGCTAACCACAGAGCGGTTCCTTTGATTTTATTCTTGCTGCTGACTAGTAATTTTATTACTGCTCAGGTTAAAATAACAGGAGTAGTGTCTGATGATAAAGGAATGACAATTCCTGGAGCCAACATTTCTGTTGTTGGATCTAAAAATACTGCATCTTCAGACTTTGACGGTAAATATAGTATTGATGCTCCTTCAAATGGGACTTTGGTAGTGTCATTTATCGGTTTTGATTCTCAAAAAATTGCCATCGCTGGCAAAACTAAAATCAATATTTCTTTAAAACCATCTTCAGAAGACTTAAAAGAGGTTGTTGTAATTGGATACGGAACTCAGAAAAAGAAAGATGTAAATGGTGCCATTTCTTCTGTTAGATCAAAAGATATTGAAAACTTAAAACAGGTTTCTATTGATCAGATGCTTCAGGGTAAAGCTGCTGGGGTTTCGGTAACAAATAATTCAGGCCAGCCAGGTGGTGCGGCTTCTGTGAGGGTTCGTGGAACGACTTCTATTACAGGAACAAATGAGCCTTTATACGTAATTGATGGTGTGCCAATTTCTGGAGATGCAACTGGTAAATCTACGAGCGGACAGACTTTGGCTGGTAAAGACGGATTTTCTGCTTCTGGAGGAAGCGGTAATACTGCGATGAGTCCGTTGTCTATGATTAATCCAAATGATATTGAATCGATGGATATTTTGAAAGATGCTTCGGCAACTGCAATTTATGGATCACGCGGTGCAAATGGTGTTATTATCATTACAACTAAATCAGGTAAAAAAGGTGGTGGAAAAGTATCGTATGAGAACTATACTTCTTTTGCAACAGTAAGCAATAAATTGGATGTTTTAAATTTGTCTGAATATGCAACTCTAAAAACCAATCTGGCTAAACAATGGGGTTTTCAGACTCGTCAGGAGTTTTCTCACCCAGAATTGTTAGGGCCTGGTACAAATTGGCAAAATGAAGTGTATAGAACGGCTATTTCAAACAGCCATCAGCTTTCATTTTCTGGTGCAAAAGATGGAACAAGCTACTATTTGTCTGGAAGTTACTTGGATAATGAAGGGACTATTATAAATTCTGGATTAAAAAGGTATACAGTAAGATTGAATTTAGATTCAAAAATTAAATCTTGGTTAAGAGTTGGTGGAAATTTAACAGGAGGTATTACAAACGAAAGAATTACAGTAAACCAAAGTTATTCAGGATTAATTTCAAATACATTATTGCAATCTCCTGATATTCCGGTTAGAAATATTGATGGCTCATTTGCAGGCCCACCATCTTCTGAACAAAGCGTTACATATTATAACCCTGTAGCAGAGGCGTTGACTAGAGATAATAAATTGGTTAGAAAAAATTTCTTAGGAAATGTTTATGCTGAGGCAGATATTTTTAAAGGATTAAAGTATCGCATTGAGATTGCAGCAAATACAGAGTTTTCTGAAAATGATGACTTCAGACCATCTTATGCTTGGGGAAGCCAGGTGAATTTATTAGCAGATTTAGATGTAAGAAGACAAAATTGGTATTCTACAAATATTAAAAATTTGTTGACTTATGACAGAGCTTTTGGCAAGCACAAAATAACACTTTTGGCAGGTCAGGAAGCAAATGATTCTCATTGGGAAGGCTTGATTGCATCTGCGCAAGGGTTTAAAACAAATTCAATTCATACTATTAATTTAGCTGATGTTGATAATAATACTATAACGCAGTATAAAGGAAGTGCTTCGCTTTCGTCTTTATTTGCTCGTATTATTTATGACTTTAATGATAAATATAGTATTACGGCTTCTATCAGACAGGACGTTTCGTCAAAGTTTGATCCTACTACAGATAACCAAAAAGGGGTTTTTAACGCTATTTCAGGTTCATGGAAATTGTCTAATGAGTCTTTTATGGAAGGAACTCGTAAATATGTAGACAATATTAAGTTTAGAGTGGGTTATGGAGAAACTGGAAATCAGCAGATTCCGAATAACAGTTATTCTGCAATGTTAGGAACTCAAAACTCAGGTTTAGGAAGCGGATTCTTGCCTTCAAATTATCCAAATCCAGATTTAGTTTGGGAGTCTTTGAATCAGACTAACTTAGGTATAGATTTTACATTGTTGAACAATAAGCTTTCTGCAAGTTTTGATGTTTATGATAAAAAATCTAAAGGTTTCTTGTTTCAAGTGCCATTGCCTTTATATCTGACAGGTGGCGGAGGTCAGTACGGAGGAGTTTCTGCGCCATACTCTAACTTGGGAACTATGAGTAATAAAGGTTACGATATTACGGTTGGATATGATTTAAGATCTTCAGGGAAATTTAATTGGGATGCCTCTTTGGTTGTTTCTCATTACAAAAACAATTTAGATGAAATTGCTAACGGAATCGTGTTAACTCAAGAGGTGAATACCAACGGATATCAGCCAGTTGTGGTTACTAATACTACGATTGGAAACCCAATTGGATTGTTCTACGGATATAAAACAGATGGAATTTTTAAGGATCAGACAGTTTTAAACAATGCGCCAATACAATTTGGCCAAGCAGTAGGAACTGGAGCGGGAGAAACAGCTTTGGGAGATGTTAAATATGTGGATGTAAATGGAGATGGAAAAATTGATGCAAATGATAAAACATTCATCGGAAACCCACATCCAAAATTCACTTACGGTTTTACAAACAATTTCAAATATAAAAACGTAGATCTTTCTATTTTTCTTCAAGGTTCATACGGAAATGATGTTATGAATTTGACTAGAAGAGCTGGTACAACAAATGCTTCTTTATATGACAATCAATTGGTGGAAGCAATGGATTATTATTCTCCAACAAATACATCAAGTAATAACCCAAGACCAATTGCAGATTCTTCAAATAATAACCTTCTTATTTCAGATCGTTATGTTGAAGATGGATCATACTTAAGAATTCAGAATATTACGCTAGGGTATTCTTTACCGCAAGATGTAATTTCAAAATATAAAATATCAAGATTAAGATTGTATGGGTCTGCTCAGAACTTGTATACGTTTACAAATTATTCAGGTTACGATCCAGAGATTGGTTCATTTAATCAGAATGTGCTTTTATCAGGAATTGACAACGGAAGATATCCGGTAGCGAGAACATTTTTAATTGGACTTAACCTAGAATTTTAA
- a CDS encoding glycoside hydrolase family 26 protein: MKKHFLTLLTITIISNSCLSQKSITDTNLSLSDKKATTETKSLYKNLNTLSQKGFLFGHQDDLAYGVKWKYEDGRSDVKDVVGDYPAVYGWDIAGLENDKPNNIDGVPFAKMKQYIIDANARGGISTISWHFDNPATGKNAWNNVPNSLKTILPGAENHKKFTSWLDKAAAFFLSLKDKNGKNIPILFRPFHELTGGWFWWGKGNCTPEEFKTAWKFTVDYLEKKGVHNLIYIYNTGSFSSEADFLANYPGDNYADILSFDTYQNNDDPNGEKFIREVQNQFKILNEISTKKHKLIALAEAGYEAVPDPKWWTGTLLKAIGDYKISYVLLWRNHGWQEKEQKMHYYAPFSGQVSEKDFVDFYNLDQTIFEKDIPKKLK; the protein is encoded by the coding sequence ATGAAAAAACATTTTTTAACGCTTTTGACTATAACTATAATAAGCAATTCCTGCTTATCTCAAAAAAGTATCACTGATACTAATTTGTCACTTTCAGATAAAAAAGCAACAACTGAAACTAAATCACTTTATAAAAACTTAAATACATTATCTCAAAAAGGATTCTTATTTGGGCATCAAGACGACCTTGCTTATGGTGTAAAATGGAAATATGAAGACGGACGAAGTGATGTAAAAGATGTTGTAGGCGATTATCCAGCTGTTTATGGATGGGATATTGCAGGTTTAGAAAATGATAAACCAAATAATATTGACGGCGTTCCTTTCGCTAAAATGAAACAATATATTATAGATGCCAATGCTAGAGGCGGAATTTCAACCATAAGCTGGCATTTTGATAATCCTGCAACAGGAAAAAACGCATGGAATAATGTTCCTAATTCTTTAAAAACCATTTTGCCTGGAGCCGAAAACCATAAAAAATTCACTTCTTGGCTAGATAAAGCCGCGGCTTTCTTTTTGTCTTTAAAAGATAAAAACGGAAAAAACATTCCGATACTCTTCAGACCTTTTCATGAACTTACTGGAGGATGGTTTTGGTGGGGAAAAGGGAATTGTACTCCAGAAGAATTTAAAACGGCTTGGAAATTTACAGTTGATTATTTAGAGAAAAAAGGCGTTCACAATCTAATTTATATCTACAACACAGGAAGTTTTAGTAGTGAAGCCGATTTTTTAGCCAATTATCCTGGAGATAATTATGCCGATATTTTAAGTTTTGACACTTACCAAAATAATGATGATCCAAATGGTGAAAAATTTATCAGAGAAGTCCAAAATCAGTTTAAAATACTCAATGAAATCAGTACAAAAAAACATAAATTGATTGCCTTGGCCGAAGCTGGTTATGAAGCTGTTCCAGATCCAAAATGGTGGACAGGAACTTTACTAAAAGCCATTGGAGATTATAAAATTTCTTATGTTTTGTTGTGGAGAAATCATGGCTGGCAGGAAAAAGAACAGAAAATGCACTATTATGCACCATTTAGTGGACAAGTAAGCGAAAAAGATTTTGTTGATTTTTATAATCTCGATCAGACTATATTTGAAAAAGACATTCCAAAAAAATTAAAATAA
- a CDS encoding RagB/SusD family nutrient uptake outer membrane protein, protein MKKKSFLNRYSLLFVAVAFLTFGSCQEDFTDRPSEDGISLDSYYSTDDQVSSATNGMYSRTWFQMYNKFWWALEVGSGNMYSGSPDVSGLRTFSLNGSDPELVNGWSSLWANVQQSNMIINFLAARVGPDVSKDVLNNAIGEAYFMRATAYFDLVRLWGPVPIIENPLDYTSNPYVNTNPVEDIYKLITSDYLKAIDLLVAKNRGTNYANNGHVSKGSAKAMLAKAYLYQKDYAKARAMAEEVISSGEFKLLGGDQLPGKSFGDLFTYANNNNEESIFAIQWKGDGAYGSANNCNTQFGFQDGTLSTSNASYAGVFGPSQEVMLSLYGAGDLRKHETVMIGGDTYPNIKTTQGIGFTVPSGKDLAQASGGAIKKYCIGVVNGNVTGQADGWAMMDNNTYVMRYAELLLIHAEAVLGGGASTSDAAALSSINAVRKRAGLAALTSITFDDIFLERRKELCFEGDYWFDLGRIDKAKAIAIMSAQNRGDRYGERHYTPVYSEDHATNDFYMDYPDNEVAKNPKLLQAPVPYTFK, encoded by the coding sequence ATGAAAAAGAAATCTTTTTTAAATAGATATAGCCTGCTTTTTGTAGCAGTGGCATTTTTGACTTTCGGATCTTGTCAGGAGGATTTTACCGACAGACCTTCTGAAGATGGAATAAGTTTGGATTCGTATTACAGCACAGACGACCAAGTATCATCGGCAACAAATGGGATGTACAGTAGAACTTGGTTTCAAATGTATAATAAATTTTGGTGGGCGCTGGAAGTAGGTTCTGGAAACATGTATTCTGGTTCTCCTGACGTAAGCGGATTAAGAACTTTCTCTTTAAACGGAAGTGATCCAGAATTAGTAAACGGATGGTCGTCTTTATGGGCAAATGTACAGCAGTCTAATATGATTATTAACTTTCTTGCTGCAAGAGTAGGGCCAGACGTTTCTAAAGATGTCTTGAATAATGCTATTGGAGAAGCTTATTTTATGAGAGCTACTGCTTATTTTGATTTGGTGAGACTTTGGGGGCCAGTGCCAATTATTGAAAACCCGTTAGATTATACGAGTAATCCTTATGTAAATACAAACCCAGTTGAAGATATTTATAAATTAATCACATCTGATTATTTAAAGGCAATTGATCTATTGGTGGCAAAAAACAGAGGAACTAATTATGCAAATAATGGGCATGTTTCTAAAGGTTCTGCAAAAGCGATGCTAGCAAAAGCGTATTTGTATCAAAAAGACTATGCAAAAGCAAGAGCAATGGCAGAAGAGGTGATCAGTAGTGGTGAGTTTAAACTTTTAGGAGGAGATCAGCTTCCTGGGAAAAGTTTTGGTGATTTGTTTACGTATGCCAACAATAACAACGAAGAGTCAATTTTTGCGATTCAATGGAAAGGAGATGGGGCTTATGGATCTGCAAATAACTGTAACACGCAATTCGGATTCCAAGACGGCACATTGTCAACTTCTAATGCATCTTACGCTGGAGTTTTTGGCCCAAGCCAAGAAGTTATGCTGTCTTTATATGGTGCTGGAGATTTAAGAAAGCATGAAACGGTAATGATTGGTGGTGATACTTATCCAAATATTAAAACGACACAAGGAATAGGGTTTACAGTTCCGTCTGGTAAAGATCTTGCTCAAGCGTCTGGAGGAGCAATTAAAAAATATTGCATTGGTGTGGTTAACGGAAATGTTACAGGTCAGGCAGATGGATGGGCAATGATGGATAACAATACTTATGTAATGCGTTACGCGGAATTGCTGTTAATTCATGCTGAAGCAGTTCTAGGAGGAGGAGCAAGCACATCAGATGCAGCAGCTTTAAGTTCAATCAATGCGGTAAGAAAGAGAGCAGGTTTGGCAGCTTTAACTTCAATTACTTTTGATGATATATTTTTAGAAAGAAGAAAAGAATTATGTTTTGAAGGAGATTATTGGTTTGATCTAGGACGTATAGACAAAGCGAAAGCAATCGCTATTATGTCGGCACAAAATAGAGGAGACAGATACGGAGAACGCCACTATACACCAGTTTATAGTGAAGATCACGCAACAAATGATTTCTATATGGACTATCCAGATAACGAAGTGGCTAAAAACCCTAAGTTATTGCAGGCTCCAGTTCCGTATACTTTTAAATAA
- a CDS encoding MFS transporter: MHDKISLKEKIGYGLGDAASSMFWKIFSMYLLFFYTDVFGLAPAVVGTMFLITRIWDSCFDPIVGILADRTKSKWGKFRPYLLWVAIPFAVIGVLTFYTPDFDEKGKIIYAYVTYSLMMMIYSLINVPYASLLGVMSSDRKERNTLSSYRMVFAFGGSLLALWLIEPLVNYFGGNLNSKSGWLATIAVFGFITTVFFWACFAFTKERIKPIADEQNNLKEDLNDLLKNKPWWILLGAGIGALVFNSIRDGAAVYYFKYYVSSSVNFDFSLFGTDFHMTPTSIYLVLGQAANIIGVIIATPIANKIGKKKTFFGAMALAAILSLVFYLFGKEDVFLIMSFQVLISICAGCIFPLIWSMYADSADYSEWKQGRRATGLVFSASSMSQKFGWTIGGAGAGWLLGYFGFQANVEQTATAQNGIQLMLSILPAIAAAISVAFIAFYPLSEEKLQIIEQDLNEKRDQNQ, from the coding sequence ATGCACGACAAAATTAGTTTAAAAGAAAAAATCGGTTACGGACTAGGAGATGCTGCTTCCTCTATGTTCTGGAAAATTTTCAGTATGTATTTACTGTTCTTCTACACCGATGTTTTCGGATTGGCGCCTGCTGTAGTCGGAACCATGTTTTTAATTACCCGTATCTGGGATTCTTGCTTTGACCCGATTGTTGGAATTCTAGCCGACAGAACCAAAAGCAAATGGGGAAAATTTAGACCATACTTACTTTGGGTAGCCATACCTTTTGCCGTGATTGGGGTTTTAACTTTTTATACTCCAGATTTTGACGAAAAAGGAAAAATCATCTATGCTTATGTAACTTATTCTTTAATGATGATGATTTATTCTTTGATCAACGTTCCGTATGCATCACTTTTGGGCGTAATGTCATCCGATAGAAAAGAAAGAAACACGCTTTCGTCTTACCGAATGGTTTTTGCTTTTGGAGGAAGTCTTTTGGCACTTTGGCTAATTGAACCTTTGGTCAATTATTTTGGAGGAAATTTAAATTCTAAAAGCGGTTGGCTGGCAACAATTGCCGTTTTCGGATTCATTACAACTGTCTTTTTCTGGGCTTGTTTTGCTTTCACAAAAGAAAGAATCAAACCCATTGCAGACGAACAAAATAACTTAAAAGAAGATTTAAACGATCTTCTAAAAAATAAACCTTGGTGGATTTTACTAGGAGCTGGAATTGGCGCTTTGGTATTCAATTCTATCCGCGATGGAGCTGCGGTTTACTATTTCAAATATTATGTAAGTAGTTCTGTGAATTTCGATTTTTCGCTTTTCGGAACCGATTTTCATATGACACCAACCTCTATTTACTTGGTTCTAGGGCAAGCCGCAAATATCATCGGAGTTATTATTGCAACTCCAATTGCCAATAAAATTGGTAAAAAGAAAACCTTTTTCGGAGCAATGGCTTTAGCAGCAATCTTAAGTCTTGTTTTCTATCTATTCGGAAAAGAAGATGTTTTCTTAATCATGAGTTTCCAAGTTTTAATTAGTATTTGTGCAGGCTGTATTTTTCCATTAATCTGGTCAATGTACGCCGATAGTGCTGATTATTCTGAATGGAAACAAGGCAGAAGAGCAACAGGATTGGTGTTTTCAGCATCCTCAATGTCACAAAAATTTGGATGGACAATTGGCGGTGCTGGAGCAGGATGGCTTTTAGGTTATTTTGGCTTTCAGGCCAATGTCGAGCAGACTGCAACCGCTCAAAACGGAATTCAATTAATGTTAAGCATACTGCCAGCAATTGCGGCCGCGATATCAGTAGCTTTTATAGCATTTTACCCTTTATCAGAAGAAAAATTACAGATTATAGAACAGGATTTAAACGAAAAGAGAGATCAAAATCAATAA